From a single Veillonellales bacterium genomic region:
- a CDS encoding TonB-dependent receptor: MRQASRSKKRAALVCAMISSALILGMTGISQAEEQNDYSFDQIVVTATKTPVEQFEANANISVVTREQIENNHYQNLSEALRDVPGVNVSLYGNSVGFEYSNSIAINGSPQIVVLIDGVRANTNGSDSTLFPTGLLNDMDNIERIEVLKGAASTLYGSDAKGGVINIITRKADVNKTTLTIGGGSYDKENYSLANRGRDGDYSWVVTSRKDISGTYANGNGDDIPSHSNSTTNTFKLTKKINSASDVTFSYDRYQGDYTRINNAKDFTLKDGDNDNSDWKFLYNYKFSDNAANQLSFYQNKHKMSDATNTPSSNWFMNLKTKGVQDQFTQKMGQKHTGIFGFDIYQDSIDYRYGTSTAYNDKKVTDRAVYMQDEWQMNGKWKLTSGVRNDHHSIYGNHASPSFNLGYKQDDKTNYYVAFKKYFVSPNMDELFNPYMGTTVLKPETGHTTEGGINHKFDDTFTASAHIFETSTDNAIGYLMIDPANYTYRYVNVGNEIAHGWDVQLNKKMSPFVTMYVNYTNTTYKMSTAGADGIIMGYGNMPRGMWNIGMNYRQKQYDVGLQGHGNVALPGVLPTNTYWVWDMAVNYKIDQNKRAFVKVNNLFDKYYAVYGSPVYGYYTCPGRNVQVGVQYQF; this comes from the coding sequence TTGAGACAAGCAAGCCGGAGTAAAAAAAGAGCAGCCTTGGTGTGCGCCATGATCAGCAGTGCGCTCATCCTTGGCATGACGGGAATTTCCCAGGCGGAGGAGCAGAACGACTACTCTTTTGACCAGATCGTGGTTACGGCGACAAAAACACCGGTAGAGCAGTTTGAGGCAAATGCCAACATATCCGTTGTAACCAGAGAGCAGATCGAAAATAATCATTATCAGAATTTGTCGGAAGCGCTGCGGGATGTACCGGGAGTCAATGTTTCACTTTACGGCAACAGCGTTGGTTTTGAATACTCCAACAGCATCGCCATCAACGGGTCGCCGCAAATCGTCGTTTTAATCGACGGTGTCAGAGCGAATACCAACGGCAGCGATTCGACGCTGTTCCCCACAGGCTTACTCAATGATATGGATAATATCGAACGAATTGAAGTGCTGAAAGGAGCCGCTTCCACTTTGTACGGTTCCGATGCCAAAGGCGGTGTTATCAATATCATTACCCGCAAAGCAGATGTGAATAAAACAACCCTGACCATTGGCGGCGGCAGTTATGATAAGGAAAACTATTCGTTGGCCAACAGGGGAAGAGATGGCGATTACAGCTGGGTTGTGACCAGCCGGAAAGATATTTCCGGCACTTATGCGAACGGCAATGGGGATGACATCCCATCCCATTCCAATTCGACGACGAATACGTTCAAGCTGACGAAAAAGATTAATTCTGCATCTGATGTTACTTTCAGCTATGACCGCTATCAGGGAGATTATACAAGAATTAACAATGCCAAGGATTTTACGCTTAAAGACGGCGATAATGACAATTCGGATTGGAAATTCCTTTATAATTATAAGTTTTCCGATAATGCCGCCAATCAACTGTCATTTTATCAAAACAAGCATAAAATGTCCGATGCGACAAACACTCCCAGCAGCAACTGGTTTATGAATCTGAAAACAAAAGGAGTGCAGGACCAGTTTACCCAGAAGATGGGGCAAAAGCACACCGGAATATTTGGCTTCGATATTTACCAGGACAGCATTGATTACCGCTATGGCACATCGACTGCATATAATGACAAAAAGGTAACAGATCGTGCCGTATACATGCAGGACGAATGGCAGATGAATGGCAAATGGAAATTAACGTCCGGTGTTCGCAATGATCATCATTCCATATATGGCAATCACGCTTCGCCCAGTTTCAATTTAGGCTATAAACAGGATGATAAGACGAATTATTATGTAGCATTTAAAAAATATTTTGTTTCACCGAATATGGATGAATTATTTAATCCCTATATGGGAACTACCGTTCTCAAACCGGAAACCGGCCATACGACGGAAGGCGGGATTAATCACAAATTTGACGATACTTTCACGGCATCGGCTCATATTTTTGAAACCAGCACGGATAATGCCATCGGCTATCTTATGATTGATCCGGCAAATTATACTTACCGGTATGTGAATGTTGGTAATGAAATCGCCCACGGCTGGGATGTGCAATTGAACAAGAAAATGTCGCCGTTTGTTACGATGTATGTAAACTATACAAACACTACATACAAAATGTCAACTGCAGGGGCAGATGGTATTATTATGGGCTATGGGAACATGCCGCGGGGAATGTGGAATATCGGCATGAATTACCGGCAGAAACAATATGACGTCGGCTTGCAGGGACATGGCAACGTCGCTTTGCCGGGAGTTTTACCGACCAATACGTACTGGGTTTGGGATATGGCCGTAAATTACAAAATTGATCAAAATAAACGGGCATTTGTCAAGGTGAATAATCTGTTTGACAAATATTATGCCGTATATGGAAGCCCTGTATATGGATATTATACCTGCCCCGGCCGCAACGTTCAGGTCGGTGTGCAGTATCAGTTCTAG